In Fibrobacter sp. UWB15, the following proteins share a genomic window:
- a CDS encoding FISUMP domain-containing protein, translating to MTDSRDGQVYRTVTIGTQTWMAENLNYAAYVDVPISLNDEGPYKSDSSSWCYDNDPVDCEKYGRLFTWGVAMDSAARYSTTGKGCGYDGGNMCTTSGFVRGICPSGWHLPSAEEWNRLLVAVGSRPKIVGGLPMAYNIGSKLKSSCGWDEDGNGTDDFGFSANPAGSATTGYFHDLGQNVYFWSSDANGYVYGISWKLSKSNDLMKATNSLKFYGRYVRCMRDEVNLPESMSLCGVKKDSWVYLNPNIDYGCMTDNRDGQVYATVSIGSQIWMAENLNYEPRDGWSACYNNTARYCDVYGRLYSFAAAMDSVNQGGCGRGVDCTPNIPHRGICPDGWHIPTRTEFDTLLSTVGIDDSTRSVGLRSKAWMLGLDDYGFSAAPTGHAYICGEDESFSSLDEITDFWSVDGSLYIKDYSAKWTNGNGRCYPRSVRCIKD from the coding sequence GTGACTGACTCCCGAGATGGGCAGGTCTATAGAACTGTAACCATTGGGACTCAGACCTGGATGGCCGAGAATTTGAATTATGCTGCTTACGTTGATGTTCCTATTTCCTTGAATGATGAAGGACCTTATAAGTCTGATTCATCGAGTTGGTGCTATGACAATGATCCGGTAGATTGCGAAAAATATGGTCGATTGTTCACTTGGGGTGTCGCAATGGATAGTGCTGCGCGGTACTCTACAACAGGAAAGGGCTGCGGCTATGACGGTGGAAACATGTGCACGACAAGTGGATTTGTTCGTGGAATATGTCCCTCTGGTTGGCACTTACCCTCTGCTGAGGAATGGAACCGACTTTTAGTTGCTGTAGGATCGAGGCCTAAGATTGTTGGCGGTCTTCCTATGGCGTACAATATCGGGTCTAAATTAAAATCGTCATGCGGATGGGACGAGGACGGTAATGGGACGGATGATTTTGGTTTTTCCGCTAATCCCGCTGGTTCTGCCACAACAGGTTACTTTCATGATTTGGGCCAAAATGTATACTTTTGGTCGTCTGATGCCAATGGTTATGTCTATGGTATTTCATGGAAACTTTCTAAGAGTAATGACCTTATGAAAGCGACTAATTCTTTGAAGTTCTATGGACGTTACGTTAGATGCATGAGGGATGAGGTAAATCTGCCAGAAAGTATGTCCCTTTGCGGTGTAAAAAAAGACAGTTGGGTTTATTTGAATCCGAACATAGATTACGGTTGTATGACCGATAATCGAGATGGTCAGGTATATGCGACTGTATCCATCGGTTCCCAAATTTGGATGGCGGAAAATTTGAATTATGAGCCACGCGACGGGTGGAGCGCGTGTTATAATAATACCGCTAGATACTGTGATGTGTATGGTCGCCTTTATTCTTTTGCTGCGGCTATGGATTCCGTGAATCAAGGTGGTTGCGGACGCGGTGTTGATTGTACGCCAAACATTCCTCATCGTGGAATCTGCCCAGATGGCTGGCACATACCTACGAGAACGGAATTTGACACATTGCTTTCCACGGTCGGTATTGATGATTCTACGAGGTCTGTTGGCCTGCGTTCCAAAGCCTGGATGTTGGGATTGGATGATTATGGTTTTTCGGCGGCGCCAACCGGTCATGCCTATATATGTGGGGAGGATGAATCTTTCTCGTCGCTTGACGAGATAACCGATTTTTGGTCCGTGGACGGATCGTTGTATATTAAAGATTATTCTGCAAAGTGGACAAATGGCAACGGACGATGCTATCCGCGAAGTGTCCGCTGCATAAAAGATTGA
- a CDS encoding helix-turn-helix domain-containing protein — MGEQIRLARMRRKISVALAAERAGVSRASVWAVEKGSAAVAIGIYAAVLHAISGMDTDLLKVAADDELGQKLHDIELLKKYHPEGK, encoded by the coding sequence ATGGGAGAGCAAATCCGTCTGGCTCGCATGCGTCGTAAAATTTCTGTCGCGCTTGCTGCCGAAAGGGCGGGCGTCAGCCGAGCATCGGTATGGGCGGTGGAAAAAGGTTCCGCGGCAGTGGCCATCGGCATTTACGCAGCAGTACTCCACGCCATAAGCGGCATGGACACCGACCTTCTCAAGGTCGCCGCAGACGACGAACTCGGACAAAAACTCCACGACATCGAACTCCTGAAGAAATATCACCCGGAGGGCAAGTGA
- a CDS encoding type II toxin-antitoxin system HipA family toxin: MKQILVYENWLRAAPTRIGTLFVEGARGKEVCSFEYDNEWLKHSGSFMLDPDLSLFKGRQFVPVGKELFGIFEDSCPDRWGRTLMDRRESIIARSESRKPRKLTESDYLLGVHDMSRMGALRFKANEDGPFLSDDSDMAAPPWVALRKLNDAVAAFESDTTHSDKWLQMLIAPGSSLGGARPKANVIAPDGSLWIAKFPSKNDKINCGAWEKTVYELAEMCGLNVSESRLEKFSRYGSTFLVKRFDRESGRRIHFTSAMALLGHTDGDDDCGYTEIASFIKSAGAAPKKDLLELWKRIVFNILVSNTDDHLRNHGFLLSEKGWTLSPLFDVNPNPYGEFLSLNISDNDSTLSLELAQDVCELYGIPAAKAKATITEMQKIVKANWRKTATRNGISRNEQSFMESAFASR; this comes from the coding sequence GTGAAGCAGATTTTGGTTTACGAGAACTGGCTGCGCGCAGCCCCCACGCGCATCGGCACGCTCTTTGTGGAAGGTGCAAGAGGCAAAGAAGTCTGTTCATTCGAGTACGACAACGAATGGCTAAAGCACTCCGGTAGCTTTATGCTGGACCCGGACCTGTCCCTTTTCAAGGGTCGGCAGTTCGTTCCTGTCGGCAAGGAACTTTTCGGCATATTCGAAGATTCGTGCCCCGACCGGTGGGGACGCACGCTCATGGACCGGCGGGAATCCATAATCGCCCGGTCCGAATCGAGAAAGCCCCGAAAACTCACGGAAAGCGACTACCTGCTCGGCGTTCACGACATGTCCCGCATGGGAGCTTTGCGGTTCAAAGCGAACGAGGACGGCCCCTTCCTTTCGGACGATTCCGACATGGCAGCCCCTCCGTGGGTCGCCCTCCGCAAACTAAACGACGCCGTAGCCGCATTCGAAAGCGACACCACGCACTCGGACAAATGGCTACAGATGCTAATTGCGCCGGGTTCCTCGTTAGGGGGCGCACGCCCTAAAGCAAACGTCATTGCACCGGATGGCAGCCTTTGGATAGCAAAGTTTCCTTCCAAGAACGACAAGATAAACTGCGGCGCTTGGGAAAAAACGGTCTATGAACTTGCGGAAATGTGCGGATTGAACGTTTCGGAAAGTCGCCTTGAAAAATTTTCGCGATACGGTTCCACTTTTCTCGTAAAAAGATTTGACCGAGAGTCCGGTCGGAGAATCCACTTCACGTCGGCTATGGCCCTGCTCGGCCACACTGACGGGGACGATGACTGCGGATACACCGAAATCGCCTCCTTCATCAAGTCTGCCGGAGCAGCGCCCAAAAAGGACCTTCTTGAACTCTGGAAACGGATTGTATTCAACATTCTCGTATCCAACACCGACGACCACTTGCGTAACCACGGTTTTCTCTTGTCCGAAAAAGGGTGGACGCTTTCGCCCCTGTTCGATGTAAACCCGAATCCGTACGGGGAATTCCTCTCGCTGAATATTTCTGACAACGATTCCACACTATCATTGGAACTCGCCCAGGATGTTTGCGAACTTTACGGAATACCTGCGGCAAAAGCAAAGGCGACCATTACCGAAATGCAAAAAATCGTCAAAGCAAATTGGCGTAAAACCGCAACAAGGAACGGGATTTCCCGTAACGAACAATCCTTTATGGAAAGCGCCTTTGCATCTAGGTAA
- a CDS encoding family 43 glycosylhydrolase: MVMGLGKSFGFVALLGASLGVATSSAADWYAKDNLQPGHDPSMVRFEDGYALMSTNNNLQLWTSEDAYTWRDHKSTVSAIPQWAYTYAPGTEGIWAPDVFYMNGEYRVYYCVSVFGKRSSAIGYQSTKSIMPGSSGYGWTDHGHVFHTTTSDKYNAIDADVVRDTEGNYWMAFGSFGLGIQLIKLDATTGYQASDDKTVYNIARRTSSASGGAEEGPSLIEHGGQYFLFTAWDKCCQQGANIEQTTYKTAYGRADKVTGPYKDRAGYNMANGGGTILLERYGRYVGPGGGEAFQDLNRVRFVHHYYDLNGDKYNHIHIRDVVFTEDNWAEMGQPFLGRYLSAEVEHGALTRAVSGDLAITRSNTASNGEYLAYVNTEGSKIRLPMNIMQAGDYLLRYRYANGGDAAATHKVTVNGKSQTVTLPPTGSWGTFPENSVVMVPAKLKRGGNFIELEPSPNGNFAELDRIDFLRIIRDTIPANGFDNGIRVRLTKDDEFAIKDGGYAIFENVVLDSLKDIGDVFLQVKNASSGKIVIRDGKKDGTAVFTCDLSNRSLMGGGWSAAKCSGDMGLRGIKDLYLTASGISGEAILGNLIFEPMQVVCNQAPCGDPVSSSSDPSTSSGTAEPQSSSSSGTTAIAPRAVRHDLQVPARKAYRDLKGRSFEKQIPYRVMF; encoded by the coding sequence ATGGTTATGGGCCTGGGAAAATCTTTTGGTTTCGTGGCGCTATTGGGAGCGTCGCTTGGTGTTGCAACGTCCTCCGCTGCCGACTGGTATGCGAAGGATAATTTGCAACCCGGTCACGACCCGAGCATGGTACGGTTCGAGGACGGCTACGCCCTCATGAGCACCAACAACAATCTGCAGCTCTGGACATCCGAAGACGCATACACCTGGCGCGACCACAAGTCGACCGTGAGCGCCATTCCGCAGTGGGCCTACACCTATGCTCCGGGCACCGAGGGCATCTGGGCTCCCGACGTTTTCTACATGAACGGCGAGTACCGCGTTTACTACTGCGTGTCCGTCTTTGGCAAGCGTTCTTCGGCAATCGGCTACCAGTCCACAAAGTCCATTATGCCGGGCTCATCGGGCTACGGCTGGACCGACCACGGCCACGTTTTCCACACGACGACTAGCGACAAGTACAATGCCATCGACGCCGACGTTGTGCGTGACACCGAGGGCAATTACTGGATGGCTTTCGGTTCGTTCGGGTTGGGCATTCAGCTGATTAAGTTAGATGCAACGACAGGCTACCAGGCGAGCGACGACAAGACGGTCTACAACATTGCGCGCCGTACCAGCAGCGCGAGCGGCGGCGCCGAAGAAGGCCCGAGCCTGATTGAGCATGGCGGGCAGTATTTCCTGTTCACCGCATGGGACAAGTGCTGCCAGCAGGGCGCAAACATCGAGCAGACCACCTACAAGACGGCTTACGGTCGTGCAGATAAAGTAACCGGACCGTACAAGGACCGCGCGGGTTACAATATGGCGAACGGCGGCGGCACGATTCTGTTGGAACGCTACGGGCGCTACGTGGGCCCGGGCGGCGGCGAAGCCTTCCAGGACCTGAACCGCGTGCGATTTGTGCACCACTACTACGACTTGAACGGAGACAAGTACAATCACATTCATATACGTGATGTCGTCTTCACCGAGGATAACTGGGCTGAGATGGGACAGCCCTTCCTCGGGCGTTATTTGAGCGCCGAAGTCGAGCACGGCGCGCTGACCCGCGCTGTTTCGGGCGACCTCGCGATTACGCGGAGCAATACGGCCTCGAACGGGGAATACCTCGCGTACGTGAATACCGAGGGCTCCAAGATTCGCCTGCCGATGAACATCATGCAGGCGGGCGATTACCTGCTACGTTACCGCTACGCGAACGGTGGCGATGCGGCCGCGACGCACAAGGTGACAGTGAATGGCAAGTCGCAGACGGTGACGCTTCCGCCGACGGGTTCCTGGGGCACTTTCCCCGAAAATTCTGTGGTGATGGTGCCTGCGAAACTCAAGCGCGGTGGCAACTTCATCGAACTGGAACCTTCGCCGAACGGAAATTTTGCGGAACTCGACCGCATTGACTTCTTGCGCATTATCCGCGATACGATTCCCGCGAACGGCTTTGACAACGGCATCCGCGTGCGTCTCACGAAGGACGACGAGTTCGCCATCAAGGACGGCGGCTATGCGATTTTCGAGAACGTGGTGCTTGATTCGCTCAAGGATATCGGAGACGTTTTCCTTCAGGTGAAAAATGCTTCGTCGGGTAAGATCGTGATTCGCGACGGCAAGAAGGACGGGACTGCGGTCTTCACATGTGACCTGTCAAATAGATCTCTCATGGGTGGCGGCTGGTCTGCGGCGAAATGCTCGGGCGATATGGGCCTGCGCGGCATCAAGGACCTGTACCTGACGGCATCGGGAATTTCCGGCGAGGCGATTCTCGGGAATCTCATCTTTGAGCCGATGCAGGTTGTCTGTAACCAAGCACCGTGTGGCGACCCAGTTTCCAGCTCCAGCGACCCTTCGACCAGCTCAGGAACCGCTGAACCGCAGTCTAGTTCCAGCAGCGGAACGACCGCGATTGCCCCGCGTGCTGTCCGCCACGATTTGCAGGTGCCCGCCCGCAAGGCCTACCGCGACCTCAAGGGCCGTAGCTTTGAAAAGCAGATCCCGTACCGGGTGATGTTCTAA
- the mdh gene encoding malate dehydrogenase → MARKKIALVGAGQIGGTMALVLAQKNLGDVVLIDIPQTQGMPKGKALDIMEGRSVINSSVDLQGSTDYSAIKGADVVIVTAGFPRMPGMSRDDLLDKNCGVIKTVAEAIKENAPDAFVIVITNPLDAMVYNMQKQSGLPANKVIGMAGVLDSARLACFVADELGVSVEDVKALVMGGHGDTMVSIMECVSVGGIPVSQLMSKEKFAELAKRTAGAGGEIVNLLGRGSAFYSPATSAIHMAEAYLLDKKSVFSCAAKLNGEYGVKGLYCGVPVVVGANGVEKILEVKMSDEEKAAFAKSVEACKKNAEWVDAHT, encoded by the coding sequence ATGGCTAGAAAGAAGATTGCACTCGTTGGTGCTGGTCAAATCGGTGGTACAATGGCTCTCGTGCTCGCCCAGAAGAATCTTGGCGACGTGGTCCTTATCGATATTCCGCAGACTCAGGGCATGCCGAAGGGCAAGGCTCTTGACATTATGGAAGGCCGCTCTGTCATCAACTCTTCTGTGGATCTTCAGGGTTCTACCGACTACTCCGCCATCAAGGGCGCAGACGTTGTGATCGTGACCGCCGGTTTCCCGCGTATGCCGGGCATGAGCCGTGACGACCTCCTGGACAAGAACTGCGGCGTCATCAAGACGGTTGCCGAAGCCATCAAGGAAAACGCTCCGGATGCATTCGTCATCGTGATTACCAACCCGCTTGACGCTATGGTTTACAACATGCAGAAGCAGTCCGGTCTCCCGGCCAACAAGGTCATCGGTATGGCTGGTGTGCTTGATTCTGCCCGTCTCGCTTGCTTCGTTGCCGACGAACTGGGCGTGTCTGTCGAAGACGTGAAGGCCCTCGTGATGGGCGGCCATGGCGACACCATGGTTTCCATCATGGAATGCGTGTCCGTGGGCGGTATCCCGGTTTCTCAGCTCATGAGCAAGGAAAAGTTCGCCGAACTCGCCAAGCGCACCGCCGGTGCCGGTGGCGAAATCGTGAACCTCCTCGGCCGCGGCTCTGCATTCTACAGCCCGGCAACTTCTGCCATCCACATGGCCGAAGCCTACCTCCTCGACAAGAAGAGCGTGTTCTCTTGCGCTGCCAAGCTGAACGGCGAATACGGCGTGAAGGGCCTCTACTGCGGCGTGCCGGTCGTGGTCGGTGCAAACGGTGTCGAGAAGATTCTCGAAGTCAAGATGAGCGACGAAGAAAAGGCCGCCTTCGCGAAGTCTGTTGAGGCTTGCAAGAAGAACGCCGAATGGGTCGACGCTCACACGTAA
- a CDS encoding FISUMP domain-containing protein: MSIYDAENNTLTDLRDNQIYKTVTIGEQIWMAENLNYMPEDTVGTIYSGGTVCGGGAQNSKEDSEKCDIFGRLYLRKVALNKTTASNRQGICPDGWSIPKKEDWEKLISHLGENVVLKIKGDSWESTPGTNESGFSAIPAGNYNNSVIGYDNLSRAYFFYWNSKSDPYFLRIRDEENDLYYSYGATYMMYSVRCIKE; encoded by the coding sequence ATGAGCATTTATGACGCAGAAAACAATACCTTGACGGATTTGCGTGACAACCAAATATATAAAACAGTAACCATTGGTGAACAGATTTGGATGGCCGAAAACTTAAATTATATGCCAGAAGATACTGTAGGAACAATTTATAGTGGAGGAACAGTTTGTGGTGGTGGAGCGCAAAATTCAAAAGAGGATAGCGAAAAATGTGACATTTTTGGAAGGCTATATCTTAGAAAAGTAGCTCTAAACAAAACCACTGCGTCTAATCGTCAAGGGATATGTCCTGATGGATGGAGTATTCCTAAAAAAGAAGATTGGGAAAAATTAATATCCCATTTGGGTGAAAATGTTGTTTTAAAAATAAAAGGAGATTCTTGGGAATCAACCCCTGGTACAAATGAAAGTGGCTTTTCTGCGATTCCCGCAGGAAATTATAACAATAGTGTAATTGGATATGATAATTTGTCAAGGGCTTATTTTTTCTATTGGAATAGCAAATCAGATCCATATTTTTTGAGAATACGTGATGAAGAAAATGATTTGTATTACTCTTATGGAGCGACTTACATGATGTATTCTGTTCGTTGTATAAAGGAATAA
- a CDS encoding zeta toxin family protein, whose amino-acid sequence MTEEHRPVLIVVAGPNGSGKTTITSKILRHEWLENAVYINPDNIAQERFGDWNSPEAVLDAARYCKSWREESLKNRQSLIFESVFSSDEKVDFVCRAKQQGYFIRLFFVATSHPSINAARIAKRVIQGGHDVPISKIISRYQKSIFNCKKIIPSVDRLYVYDNSVEDQDASLLFRMSDGKLVKKYTDDIPQWAKTIMHI is encoded by the coding sequence ATGACAGAAGAACATCGCCCAGTACTTATTGTTGTTGCCGGCCCTAATGGTTCGGGAAAAACGACCATTACATCAAAGATTCTTAGACATGAATGGTTGGAAAACGCTGTCTATATCAACCCAGACAATATCGCCCAGGAACGTTTTGGGGACTGGAATTCCCCTGAAGCGGTTCTTGATGCTGCCCGCTATTGCAAGTCCTGGCGCGAAGAATCTTTGAAGAACCGACAAAGCCTTATTTTTGAGTCCGTTTTTTCTTCGGACGAAAAAGTCGACTTTGTTTGCCGTGCGAAACAGCAAGGTTATTTCATTCGTTTGTTTTTTGTCGCGACCTCACACCCATCTATCAATGCCGCTAGAATTGCAAAGCGAGTGATACAGGGCGGTCATGATGTCCCGATTTCTAAGATTATTTCTAGATACCAGAAATCAATTTTCAACTGCAAGAAGATAATCCCATCGGTGGATCGTCTTTATGTTTATGACAATTCGGTTGAAGACCAGGACGCTTCGCTTTTGTTCAGAATGTCTGATGGGAAACTGGTAAAAAAATATACCGACGATATTCCTCAGTGGGCTAAGACAATTATGCATATTTGA